The sequence below is a genomic window from Pseudorca crassidens isolate mPseCra1 chromosome 7, mPseCra1.hap1, whole genome shotgun sequence.
CAGGCAGAGGCGCCACTGCCGTGCCAGAGCGGACCATGCCACGCTCACCCGTGCTCTTCCTGCTGCTCCTTCTGCTGCAGTCGCAGCCGGCACCCGGCCTCGGGCTCCGCGGCGCGGGCGGCCATAACCCCGAGTGCGATCCGTGCCGGCCGGAGCGCTGTCCCGAGCCCGCGCGCTGCCCCGCGCCCAGCATCGCTGCGCGCGACGAGTGCGGCTGCTGCGCGCGCTGCCTGGGCGCCGAGGGCGCGAGCTGCGGGGGGTGGGCCGGCGTGCGTTGCGGCCCCGGGCTGGTGTGCGCGAGCCGCGCCGCGGGGGCCGGGCCCGAGGGCACTGGGCTCTGCGTGTGCGCGCAGCGCGGCGCCGTCTGCGGCTCCGACGGCCGCTCGTACCCCAGCGTTTGCGCGCTGCGCCTGCGCGCCCGGCACGTGCCGCGCGCGCACCCCGGCCACCTGCACAAGGCACGGGACGGACCCTGCGAATTTGGTGAGTCTGGCTTCTGCCCTGCACTGCTGGGGCGGGTAAAGAAAGAGGGACCCCGACCCCCTGGGCTATGGGGTGAAGGATCACCCCGTGCGCCGCGATGGACAGCACTGCacgggcctcagttttccctcgGGTCAGTTTTTCCTTACCTGGCCAGTTACTTAAGGAGGCCGGGGCAGGAATCCACAACCTGTACCCTTCCTTACCAAACCCATGGAGACACCAGCCACCGAGCTGGTCGTAATTTTGATGAGCCTGCTGTCCCTTTTGGTACTTAAGTAATTGCTGGTACAGTTATTTCCAGGCCTGGCATGTTTGCCTCCAggagactgggagtttggggagcAGGGTGTTCCTACTGGAGATGAGGCAAGAAGGCCCCTGTCCCTGGAAACTTGGAAATAATGTGCTGCCCACTGGGGGGTCTGAGGCAGCCCCCGAAGCACAGGAAAGTCACCGCTGGCTGTTCCTGGTTGGGGCTCCCAGTGGAGGAGAGAGCTGGCTGGTGTTTCCCTGGCTGCAGCCTTGGGCTGGTTCCTTCCAGGGGCTGTGTCAGCCCCTGTGGAGCCACTGTAGAGGTTCCTCCACTTCAAACCTTTGTTTCTGCCCTGTGGCATTTAAACAGTCCTGTCTCCTTTCTTCTCGTTCCTGTCACCTGCTTTTACAATCTGCT
It includes:
- the IGFBPL1 gene encoding insulin-like growth factor-binding protein-like 1, which gives rise to MPRSPVLFLLLLLLQSQPAPGLGLRGAGGHNPECDPCRPERCPEPARCPAPSIAARDECGCCARCLGAEGASCGGWAGVRCGPGLVCASRAAGAGPEGTGLCVCAQRGAVCGSDGRSYPSVCALRLRARHVPRAHPGHLHKARDGPCEFAPVVITPPRSVHNVTGAQASLSCEVRAVPAPVVTWRKVTRSPEGTQVLKDLPGDHINIAVQVQGGPSDHAATAWVLINPLRKEDEGVYQCHSANAVGEAQSHGTVTVVDRSQYKAARFPGPDDHM